One region of Carya illinoinensis cultivar Pawnee chromosome 8, C.illinoinensisPawnee_v1, whole genome shotgun sequence genomic DNA includes:
- the LOC122274176 gene encoding AP-4 complex subunit mu-like codes for MGKRSQEAPPVFVGFGYVQTTSTEMLKSYVFNEPIVVGAARLQSLGPASIFMQGTQRLPGTAVTKSVVATEPGGQTREEIFVDIIEKISITFSSNRKIQMKSYLTGNPEIRLAFNDNLGIGRDRRSVYDYGSSSGSGAVILDDCNFHELVRLDSFAIEKTLSLVPPDAEFTVMSYRMTQEFKPPFRINTLIEKAGALKVPTVRADFPSSITANTILVLMPLPKCTTRASFELEPEATGQTADFKETHKRFEWGLKKIVGRSEHTLHAKLTFSMESH; via the exons ATGGGCAAGAGGAGCCAGGAGGCACCACCTGTCTTTGTAG GATTTGGTTATGTACAAACGACATCCACCGAAATGTTGAAGTCTTACGTTTTTAATGAGCCAATTGTGGTTGGTGCTGCACGTTTGCAATCTCTTGGCCCTGCTTCCATTTTTATG CAAGGGACCCAAAGATTGCCAGGAACTGCTGTGACAAAATCTGTTGTAGCAACTGAGCCTGGGGGTCAAACAAGGGAGGAAATCTTTGTTGATATAATCGAGAAAATCAGCATCACCTTTAGctcaa ACAGGAAAATTCAGATGAAGAGCTATCTCACTGGCAATCCAGAAATCCGCTTGGCTTTTAATGACAACCTGGGCATTGGAAGAGACAGGAGATCAGTCTATG ATTACGGGAGTTCATCTGGGTCTGGAGCAGTGATATTAGATGATTGTAATTTCCATGAGTTGGTACGTCTAGATAGTTTTGCAATAGAGAAAACTTTGAGCTTG GTACCTCCAGATGCAGAGTTCACTGTTATGAGCTACCGCATGACTCAGGAGTTCAAGCCTCCTTTTCGTATTAACACTTTGATCGAAAAAGCAGGAGCCCTTAAG GTTCCAACAGTACGTGCTGACTTTCCCTCAAGTATCACTGCAAACACAATATTGGTTCTGATGCCACTACCAAAATGTACTACCAG AGCTAGTTTTGAGTTGGAACCTGAAGCAACAGGACAAACAGCGGATTTCAAGGAAACACATAAGAGATTTGAGTGGGGTTTAAAGAAG ATTGTCGGTCGATCTGAGCATACTCTGCATGCAAAGCTAACATTTTCTATGGAATCTCATTAG
- the LOC122274174 gene encoding beta carbonic anhydrase 5, chloroplastic-like isoform X2: protein MTQLQMRQQRWSAKFVVLLARSLISRMAVPSSSSWISGGSPVTGFTCSFVGFSRHWLNPLPTKLAKNEEAQVRSLPSVQRSQVLRLKAASSSLGLAQEHMSYNLKDVGEIDGGQDFFVEMKQRFLNFKKQKYIKESEYFQTIAEAQYPKFMVIACADSRVCPSNILGFQPGEAFMIRNVANLVPPLENGPSETNAALEFAVNTLEVENILVIGHSSCGGIQALMSMQDDADSRSFLRKWVVNAKAAKLKAEADAAHHSFDQQCRHCEKESVNRSLMNLLTYPWIQDRFRKELLCIHGGYYDFLNCTFEKWTLDLKGSSIEEGGTFSVKDQAFWC, encoded by the exons ATGACCCAACTGCAAATGAGGCAACAGAGATGGTCTGCTAAATTC GTTGTACTGCTTGCTCGTTCGCTCATATCAAGAATGGCAGTTCCAAGCTCCTCCTCCTGGATTTCTGGAGGCTCACCCGTTACTGGTTTCACCTGTTCCTTTGTTGGGTTTTCCAGACATTGGCTCAATCCACTCCCC ACCAAATTGGCAAAGAATGAGGAGGCCCAAGTAAGATCACTGCCTTCAGTCCA GAGAAGCCAAGTCTTGAGACTTAAGGCTGCAAGCAGCTCCCTTGGATTGGCACAGGAACACATGAGCTATAATTTGAAAGATGTGGGTGAAATTGATGGAGGCCAGGACTTCTTTGTTGAGATGAAACAGAGGTTTCTTAATTTTAAGAAGCAGAAATATAT AAAGGAATCGGAGTACTTTCAGACTATTGCTGAAGCTCAATACCCAAAG TTTATGGTGATTGCTTGTGCAGACTCTAGGGTATGCCCTTCTAACATCCTTGGGTTTCAACCTGGAGAAGCCTTTATGATTCGGAATGTTGCAAATCTTGTCCCTCCACTAGAG AATGGGCCTTCAGAAACTAATGCTGCTCTTGAGTTTGCAGTAAATACTCTTGAA gttgaaaatattttagtaattgGTCACAGTAGCTGTGGTGGAATACAAGCCCTTATGAGCATGCAAGATGATGCAGACTCAAG AAGTTTTCTTCGTAAGTGGGTCGTGAATGCAAAAGCAGCCAAATTAAAAGCAGAAGCTGATGCAGCCCACCATAGCTTTGACCAGCAGTGCAGACACTGTGAGAAG GAATCAGTCAACCGTTCGTTAATGAACTTGCTTACATACCCGTGGATACAAGATAGATTCAGAAAAGAGTTGCTCTGTATTCATGGAGGGTATTATGATTTTCTAAATTGTACATTTGAGAAGTGGACTCTTGATTTGAAGGGAAGCAGCATTGAAGAAGGGGGCACATTCTCTGTCAAAGATCAAGCGTTTTGGTGTTGA
- the LOC122274174 gene encoding beta carbonic anhydrase 5, chloroplastic-like isoform X1, producing the protein MTQLQMRQQRWSAKFVVLLARSLISRMAVPSSSSWISGGSPVTGFTCSFVGFSRHWLNPLPTKLAKNEEAQVRSLPSVQRSQVLRLKAASSSLGLAQEHMSYNLKDVGEIDGGQDFFVEMKQRFLNFKKQKYIKESEYFQTIAEAQYPKFMVIACADSRVCPSNILGFQPGEAFMIRNVANLVPPLENGPSETNAALEFAVNTLEVSKDLYSRKKMNPLDILNCLSTCFSPSARLPMKSQIYCFQVENILVIGHSSCGGIQALMSMQDDADSRSFLRKWVVNAKAAKLKAEADAAHHSFDQQCRHCEKESVNRSLMNLLTYPWIQDRFRKELLCIHGGYYDFLNCTFEKWTLDLKGSSIEEGGTFSVKDQAFWC; encoded by the exons ATGACCCAACTGCAAATGAGGCAACAGAGATGGTCTGCTAAATTC GTTGTACTGCTTGCTCGTTCGCTCATATCAAGAATGGCAGTTCCAAGCTCCTCCTCCTGGATTTCTGGAGGCTCACCCGTTACTGGTTTCACCTGTTCCTTTGTTGGGTTTTCCAGACATTGGCTCAATCCACTCCCC ACCAAATTGGCAAAGAATGAGGAGGCCCAAGTAAGATCACTGCCTTCAGTCCA GAGAAGCCAAGTCTTGAGACTTAAGGCTGCAAGCAGCTCCCTTGGATTGGCACAGGAACACATGAGCTATAATTTGAAAGATGTGGGTGAAATTGATGGAGGCCAGGACTTCTTTGTTGAGATGAAACAGAGGTTTCTTAATTTTAAGAAGCAGAAATATAT AAAGGAATCGGAGTACTTTCAGACTATTGCTGAAGCTCAATACCCAAAG TTTATGGTGATTGCTTGTGCAGACTCTAGGGTATGCCCTTCTAACATCCTTGGGTTTCAACCTGGAGAAGCCTTTATGATTCGGAATGTTGCAAATCTTGTCCCTCCACTAGAG AATGGGCCTTCAGAAACTAATGCTGCTCTTGAGTTTGCAGTAAATACTCTTGAAGTAAGTAAAGACCTTTACTCTCGGAAAAAAATGAACCCTCTTGACATTTTAAATTGCCTGAGCACTTGTTTCAGTCCCTCTGCTCGTTTACCGATGAAATCACAAATCTACTGTTTCCAggttgaaaatattttagtaattgGTCACAGTAGCTGTGGTGGAATACAAGCCCTTATGAGCATGCAAGATGATGCAGACTCAAG AAGTTTTCTTCGTAAGTGGGTCGTGAATGCAAAAGCAGCCAAATTAAAAGCAGAAGCTGATGCAGCCCACCATAGCTTTGACCAGCAGTGCAGACACTGTGAGAAG GAATCAGTCAACCGTTCGTTAATGAACTTGCTTACATACCCGTGGATACAAGATAGATTCAGAAAAGAGTTGCTCTGTATTCATGGAGGGTATTATGATTTTCTAAATTGTACATTTGAGAAGTGGACTCTTGATTTGAAGGGAAGCAGCATTGAAGAAGGGGGCACATTCTCTGTCAAAGATCAAGCGTTTTGGTGTTGA
- the LOC122274174 gene encoding beta carbonic anhydrase 5, chloroplastic-like isoform X3, whose amino-acid sequence MTQLQMRQQRWSAKFVVLLARSLISRMAVPSSSSWISGGSPVTGFTCSFVGFSRHWLNPLPTKLAKNEEAQVRSLPSVQRSQVLRLKAASSSLGLAQEHMSYNLKDVGEIDGGQDFFVEMKQRFLNFKKQKYIKESEYFQTIAEAQYPKFMVIACADSRVCPSNILGFQPGEAFMIRNVANLVPPLENGPSETNAALEFAVNTLEVENILVIGHSSCGGIQALMSMQDDADSRSFLRKWVVNAKAAKLKAEADAAHHSFDQQCRHCEKVTC is encoded by the exons ATGACCCAACTGCAAATGAGGCAACAGAGATGGTCTGCTAAATTC GTTGTACTGCTTGCTCGTTCGCTCATATCAAGAATGGCAGTTCCAAGCTCCTCCTCCTGGATTTCTGGAGGCTCACCCGTTACTGGTTTCACCTGTTCCTTTGTTGGGTTTTCCAGACATTGGCTCAATCCACTCCCC ACCAAATTGGCAAAGAATGAGGAGGCCCAAGTAAGATCACTGCCTTCAGTCCA GAGAAGCCAAGTCTTGAGACTTAAGGCTGCAAGCAGCTCCCTTGGATTGGCACAGGAACACATGAGCTATAATTTGAAAGATGTGGGTGAAATTGATGGAGGCCAGGACTTCTTTGTTGAGATGAAACAGAGGTTTCTTAATTTTAAGAAGCAGAAATATAT AAAGGAATCGGAGTACTTTCAGACTATTGCTGAAGCTCAATACCCAAAG TTTATGGTGATTGCTTGTGCAGACTCTAGGGTATGCCCTTCTAACATCCTTGGGTTTCAACCTGGAGAAGCCTTTATGATTCGGAATGTTGCAAATCTTGTCCCTCCACTAGAG AATGGGCCTTCAGAAACTAATGCTGCTCTTGAGTTTGCAGTAAATACTCTTGAA gttgaaaatattttagtaattgGTCACAGTAGCTGTGGTGGAATACAAGCCCTTATGAGCATGCAAGATGATGCAGACTCAAG AAGTTTTCTTCGTAAGTGGGTCGTGAATGCAAAAGCAGCCAAATTAAAAGCAGAAGCTGATGCAGCCCACCATAGCTTTGACCAGCAGTGCAGACACTGTGAGAAG GTAACTTGCTAG